The sequence ATCCGGTCAATTCAATCACCATCGCGCCGATCATCTCGAAGGCATGGTCGGGCGTTGCGTTCGGGGCTTCTCGGTAGGTGCTCTCGATCACGTCGCCGCTCAGATTGATCAAAGCGGCATTGATGCCGAGCGGGGTGATGTGGATGCCGACGGCATAGCCGCCCTCGGGATTGATGCGCAGCGTCGCCGGCGGCAGGCCGCGCCCCCTGGGTTCTTCACGCACCGAAAGGATGTAGCCCTGCTCCTCCAATTCGCGAACGATGGTGGAGACGGTCTGGACGGTCAGCCCGACACGGCTGGCGATCTCGCCGCGGGCGATCGGTCCATGCAGGCGGATGGACTCTAGCACGATGCGCCGGTTGTACGGCCGCCCGAACTCCTGATTGGTCCCCCGCAATGCCATGACTTGCGCCCTCGGTTGACGCAAGGTTCGCACCAAAGATTTATTCAGTCAAATGGAATTCAAAAATAGATCGAGAGCGACATCCCACCTAGGACGGCCGCAAGCCGTACCGGGCTTAGGACCTGTTCACCTGCCGCCCTTGGCCGATTGCCGCTATGGCGAAACCGCTTCAATGGTGGGCGAGGCCCGCAATCGTTGAAAAAAGCATGGAGCAAAGATGATCGAATTGCCGTTTGCCCGTGACGAGTACCAGGAGCGGCTTCGCAACATCCGCGCCGAGATGGCGAAGCGCGGTCTCGAACTCCTTGTCGTCAACGACGTTGCCAACCAGCACTACGTCACCGGCTATGATGGCTGGTCATTCTACACGCCCCAGGTGGTGCTGGTCCCCTTGGAGGAGGTCGAGCCGGTCTGGATCGGCCGCGCCATGGATGCGGCCGGTGGACTGCTGACGGCCTGGATGAAGCCCGAGAATGTCGTTGGCTTTCCGGAGGACCACGTCCAGCGTGCCGATCGCCATCCCATGGACTGGATCGCGCGCTGGATCGTCGCCAAGGGGTGGGGGAACAGGCATATCGGCATCGAGCTCGAAGCCTATTATTTCTCGCCAAAGGGGCACGCCCGCCTCGTCGCCGGCCTTCCCAACGCGAAATGGCACGACGCCGATCTGCTGGTGAATTGGATCCGAGCGGTCAAGTCGGCACCAGAAATCGCCTATCTGCGCAAGGCGTCGACCCTGGCCGAGGCGGCCGTGGCGCGGGCCTTCGAGGTGATCGCGCCAGGGGTGCGCGAATGCGATGCCATCGCCGCCATCCAGGCGGCGCAGATCGCCGGCAGCCCTGACTTTGCCGGCGATATCACGGCGCTCCCACCGACCATCCTCGGCGGTGAGAACGCTTCAGCCCCGCATATCATGTGGAGCGACCGGCGGTTTGGAGAGAACGAGACGATTGCGCTGGAACTCGCCGGTGTCTGCCGCCGCTACGCCGCCGGGTTGGCAAGAACCATGCAGCTCGGCAAGACGCCAACGCGTGTCGCGGACACGGCAAAGGCGGTGATCGAGGGCATGGACGCAGTGCTCGATGCGGTGAGGCCGAGAACGACCGCCGAAGCGGTCGAGGCTGCATGGCGCAAGGTCATCCAGCGTTACGGACTGAAGAAGGAGTCGCGCATCGGCTATTCCATCGGCGTCGCCTATCCGCCGGATTGGGGCGAACACACGATCAGCCTCAGGCCGGGCGACAAGACGGTGCTTCAACCCGGCAATGTCGTCCATTCCATCCTCGGCATGTGGATGGATGGCTGGGGCATCGAGATCAGCGAGACCATTTTGGTGACCGAAACCGGCCATGAGACCCTGACCAGGTTCCCGCGAGAGATCCATGTCATATCCTGAGGGGACGGCCAGCCGCAAAACTCCGACTGATCAAGGCGGTGCAAAGGTCGGCTCGTGCAAGGCTTGCACGAGCCGGTGAAAAGCTCAGAACAGTTCACCGTTTCAGGGAAACGGCGAACTGCTCTAACTCTTTGTTTTGACGCCATTCCCGACGGAAAATCCTTCACACTTTTCCTGGGATTGCTCTGCTCAGTATTTGATGACCCGGCGTTCGACCAGCACCACGGCGCAGAACAGCACGATCGACAGGCACGATGACAGCACGATCGCCGCGTAGAGCCGGTCCGACTGGTAGTTGAAGCTCGCCTGGATGATCAGCGCGCCGAGGCCCTTGTCCGAGCCGATCCATTCGCCGACGATGGCGCCGATGACTGCCGTCGCCGAGGCGATGCGGAGCGAGGAAAACAGCATCGGCAGCGCGCGGGGCAGGCGCAGGCTCCAGAAAATCTCGGCACGTGTCGCTGACAGCACCCGGAACAGTTCGTGCTCGTTGTCGCTGGCCGAATCCAGGCCACGGATCATGTTCACCAGCGTCGGGAAGAAGCAGATCACCGCCGCGATGACTATCTTGGGCGTCATCCCGAGCCCGAAGATCAGGATGATGATCGGCGACAGCGCCAGGATCGGAATGGTGTTGAAAAACAGCACGATCGGAAAGTAGGTGGCCTGCAGGATGCGGTTGTGGACGAACAGGACCGCCAGCAGCACGGCGGCCAGATTGCCGATGACGAAGCCGGCCAACGCCTCGATCAGCGTCGGCCTGAGATTGTCCATGAGCAGCGCGAAATTTCTCTGGAAGACGCCCGATATGGCAGTCGGCGTCGGCACGATATAGGCCGGCACGCCGAGAAGCGGCAGCAGATACTGCCAGGCGAGCAGCAGCGACGCAGCGCCAAAAACGGGCAGGGCGATCGACAATTGCGGCGAGAGCGGCACCGGCCTCATGATGCCTGCTCCAGCGCGGTCCGCAGTTCCGCCATGGCGGCGACGATTGCCGGGTCTTCCCGCGAACAGCGATTGCCGTCCTGCTTGAGCGGCCGCAGGTCCAGATCCTTGACTAGCCGTCCCGGATTGGCGGCGAGGACAATGACACGCTCGCCGAGATAGGCGGCTTCGGCGATCGAATGGGTGACGAACAGGATCGTCGTGCCCGTGCGCCGCCACAGGTTGAGAAGCTCGTCGTTGAGCCGGTCGCGAGTGATTTCGTCCAGCGCCCCGAAGGGTTCGTCCATGAGCAGCAGCTTCGGCTGGCCAAGCAAGGCGCGAGCGATCGCCACACGCTGGCGTTGGCCGCCGGACAGCTGGTGCGGCAGGCGTTCGCCAAACCCGGCAAGCCCCATCAACTCCAGCAATTCTTCGCTGCGATCCTCGATCTTGCGCGTCAGGCTGCCTTGCCCGATGCCAAGCGGGAGGCGCACATTGTCGCGCACGGTGCGCCAGGGCAGCAGCGTCGAGTCCTGGAAGACGAAGCCGACGTCGCGGCGCGAGCGCACCGCATGCGGCGTGTCGCCGAGCACGCTGATCGTGCCGCCGAGGGGGTCGAGAAGGTCGGCGACCACTCTGAGCAAGGTCGACTTGCCGCAGCCGGACGGTCCGAGGATCGACAGGAAGGAGCCGGCCTCGACGCTGAGGTCGAGGCCGGAAAGCACCTTGACGGCCGTCTGGCGGCCGCCATAGCCGACGTCCAGCCGGCTGGCTTCGATCGCGTTCGCCATCAGGCGGCGGGCGCGTCGAGCTTCGGCCGGTCGGCAGCCGAAAGTTCGAGGATCTTGGTGGTGTAGACGTCGGCGGCCTTCGGGCGCCCGTTCGGGTACTGGCCGACCTTGTCGAGCAGCGCCAGCTGCTCTTCGATAGAGGCGGGGTCGAACGTGCCCCAGCCGTCCTTGGCCGTCGCACCGTCGAACGATAGCTTCAGCACGAGGTTAACGGTCTTCTCTTCCCAGCCGAGGTCCATTTCGGGATAAGCGGCGACCATCTTCTTCACCGCCTCCTGCGGGTTGGCATGCACCCAGCCCCAGCCCTTGGCGACCGCGCCGATGAACTTGGCCAGCGTGTCCGGATCTTTTTCGATCGCGGCGTCTGTGGCGAAATAGACATCGGCATAGGAATTCAAGCCGAGATCGCGCACCAGAAGATCGATGCGATCCTCGCCGACGACGCTGAGCGCCTGCGTGTTGGTGATCCAGCCGCCAATGGCGTCGACATCACCGCGCACCAGCGGTCCCTTGTCGAAGCCGACATTGATGACGGTGAGGTCGGATGCGCTCATGCCGTTCTTGGCGAGGATCTCGTCCATGACGAAACGCGCCGTCGGCTGGATGCCGATCTTCTTGCCCTTGAGGTCGGCCACGCCCTTGATCGGATTCGACGCCTTTGAGGTGAGCGCGTAGGGGCCGGTGCGGAATCCGCAAGCGATGATCTTCACCGGCACGCCGCTGGCACGCGCCGCAAACAGCTGGGGCGTCTCTGAGAATTGGCCAAGCTGTGCCGCGCCCGATATCACCGGCGGCACGGTCGATGCGTTCGGGCCGCCCGGGCTGAATTCCACGTCGAGCCCGGCATCCTTGAAGTAGCCATTGGCGACGGCGGCGATGTCGCCGATCTGTCCGTTGGACATCAGCCAGTCATATTGGATGACGACCTTGCCGGCGGCCTTCGCGCCCGGAGTCAGCACCAGCTGCATGCCGCTCGATGCCATGGCAACGGCCGCCAGGCCGGATTTCATGAAGCCGCGGCGGTTCATGTCGTGATTCCCATTCATTTTTCGCTCCTGTTGCAAGACTGTCTCGTCTCTTCATTGCGCGCCGTTCCCTTGGCGCGGGTGGTCTACGGCTGTTCGTCGTGGTAGTCGCCGGGGCCGCCGTCGAGCCAGGCGTAGAGTTCCCAAAGCGTGTCGTCCGGGTCGGTGAAATAGGCGCAGCGCGCGTTCCAGACATAGTTTTCGGGCGGGCCATAGAACGGCACGCCCTTTGCCGTCAGCTCGGCGTGCAGCCGGTCGATCTCGTCAGGCGCATCGAGCTGGACGGCGACGCAGACCTTGTGCGCATGGCGCGGCGACCGCAGTTTCGAGACGCCGGCATGCTGGCCGATATGGTCGATCTCCCAGGCGGCCAGTGTCACGCCCTCGCCATGGAAGTCGGCGAAGCCCTCGGCGCGGCGGCGCAGGCGAAAGCCGAGCTTGTCGACATAGAACGCCACCGTTCGCTCGATATCCTCGACCAGAAGGCAGACGTCGGAAATCCGGCTCATGCTTGCCACAGCCATGCTCATTTCCCTCCGCCGGTGCGTTCGCCTCTGGCGGACGGCAGCTTCACGCCGACACGGTTGGCAGCGCCGATAATATGCGCGCGCATGGCGGCCTCGGCTGCCGCCGGATCGCCGGCGACCAACGCCTCGTAGATGCGCACATGCTCGCCGACATTGACCTCCACCAGATCGTGCAAGGGATTGGTCTGCCGCGCGTAATAGATCGAGCGGCGGATCTGTTCGCAGACGAAGGAAATGAAGGTGTGGATGTAGCTGTTGCCGGTCGCGCGGGCGATTTCGCGATGAAACAGCAGATCGGCGTCGATGCTGCCGTCTTCCCAGCGCTCCTCGCCGCTCATGCGGTCTAGTGCGGCCTTGATCGCGTCGAGATGCTCCTGCTCGCGCCGTTCGGCGGCAAGCGCCGCCGATTCCGCCTCGAGGATGCAACGCAGCTCGAAGAGCCGCTCCATGTTCTGCCCCTCCTTCAGCGTCTCGCGGTCGATACGGATCGCCGCGCGCTGTTCCGGCGCCAGGACGAAGGAGCCGATGCCTTGCCGCGCCTCCACCATGCCGTCGGCACGCAACTGCGCGATCGCCTCGCGCACGACGTTGCGGCTGACGCCGAATTTCTCTGAAAGCTGTTGCTCGGTCGGCAGCAGGCTGCCCGGATTGAGATCGCCGGACTCGATCTCGCGGCTGAGGAACGCCGCGACCCGGTGCGGCAGCGCCTCGACAGTGCCGATGGCGGCCAGTCTTTGTTTCATGAAAAAG comes from Mesorhizobium japonicum MAFF 303099 and encodes:
- a CDS encoding M24 family metallopeptidase — encoded protein: MIELPFARDEYQERLRNIRAEMAKRGLELLVVNDVANQHYVTGYDGWSFYTPQVVLVPLEEVEPVWIGRAMDAAGGLLTAWMKPENVVGFPEDHVQRADRHPMDWIARWIVAKGWGNRHIGIELEAYYFSPKGHARLVAGLPNAKWHDADLLVNWIRAVKSAPEIAYLRKASTLAEAAVARAFEVIAPGVRECDAIAAIQAAQIAGSPDFAGDITALPPTILGGENASAPHIMWSDRRFGENETIALELAGVCRRYAAGLARTMQLGKTPTRVADTAKAVIEGMDAVLDAVRPRTTAEAVEAAWRKVIQRYGLKKESRIGYSIGVAYPPDWGEHTISLRPGDKTVLQPGNVVHSILGMWMDGWGIEISETILVTETGHETLTRFPREIHVIS
- a CDS encoding ABC transporter permease; translated protein: MRPVPLSPQLSIALPVFGAASLLLAWQYLLPLLGVPAYIVPTPTAISGVFQRNFALLMDNLRPTLIEALAGFVIGNLAAVLLAVLFVHNRILQATYFPIVLFFNTIPILALSPIIILIFGLGMTPKIVIAAVICFFPTLVNMIRGLDSASDNEHELFRVLSATRAEIFWSLRLPRALPMLFSSLRIASATAVIGAIVGEWIGSDKGLGALIIQASFNYQSDRLYAAIVLSSCLSIVLFCAVVLVERRVIKY
- a CDS encoding ABC transporter ATP-binding protein, giving the protein MANAIEASRLDVGYGGRQTAVKVLSGLDLSVEAGSFLSILGPSGCGKSTLLRVVADLLDPLGGTISVLGDTPHAVRSRRDVGFVFQDSTLLPWRTVRDNVRLPLGIGQGSLTRKIEDRSEELLELMGLAGFGERLPHQLSGGQRQRVAIARALLGQPKLLLMDEPFGALDEITRDRLNDELLNLWRRTGTTILFVTHSIAEAAYLGERVIVLAANPGRLVKDLDLRPLKQDGNRCSREDPAIVAAMAELRTALEQAS
- a CDS encoding ABC transporter substrate-binding protein, which translates into the protein MNRRGFMKSGLAAVAMASSGMQLVLTPGAKAAGKVVIQYDWLMSNGQIGDIAAVANGYFKDAGLDVEFSPGGPNASTVPPVISGAAQLGQFSETPQLFAARASGVPVKIIACGFRTGPYALTSKASNPIKGVADLKGKKIGIQPTARFVMDEILAKNGMSASDLTVINVGFDKGPLVRGDVDAIGGWITNTQALSVVGEDRIDLLVRDLGLNSYADVYFATDAAIEKDPDTLAKFIGAVAKGWGWVHANPQEAVKKMVAAYPEMDLGWEEKTVNLVLKLSFDGATAKDGWGTFDPASIEEQLALLDKVGQYPNGRPKAADVYTTKILELSAADRPKLDAPAA
- a CDS encoding VOC family protein, whose amino-acid sequence is MSMAVASMSRISDVCLLVEDIERTVAFYVDKLGFRLRRRAEGFADFHGEGVTLAAWEIDHIGQHAGVSKLRSPRHAHKVCVAVQLDAPDEIDRLHAELTAKGVPFYGPPENYVWNARCAYFTDPDDTLWELYAWLDGGPGDYHDEQP
- a CDS encoding FadR/GntR family transcriptional regulator, encoding MKQRLAAIGTVEALPHRVAAFLSREIESGDLNPGSLLPTEQQLSEKFGVSRNVVREAIAQLRADGMVEARQGIGSFVLAPEQRAAIRIDRETLKEGQNMERLFELRCILEAESAALAAERREQEHLDAIKAALDRMSGEERWEDGSIDADLLFHREIARATGNSYIHTFISFVCEQIRRSIYYARQTNPLHDLVEVNVGEHVRIYEALVAGDPAAAEAAMRAHIIGAANRVGVKLPSARGERTGGGK